A genomic segment from bacterium encodes:
- the cysK gene encoding cysteine synthase A, which produces MSPKRVNNILELIGDTPIVKLNKVVGETDATVWAKLEMFNPLSSVKDRICLAMVESAEQEGKLKPGMTLVEPTSGNTGIGLAMVAAVKGYRLILTMPETMSIERRKLLKALGAELVLTPGTEGMPGAVKKAEELVTAHSEYVMLQQFKNPANPEVHRRTTAREILEQVGNEIDAFIGGVGTGGTITGVAEVFKEQLKLTTKFYAVEPSKSPVISGGKRGPHKIQGIGAGFIPEVLRVELIDEIIQVQEEDAVATARELAKREGILVGISSGAACWAALQVAKKLGKGKTVVVIFPDTGERYLSTDLFDA; this is translated from the coding sequence ATGAGTCCAAAACGGGTTAATAATATTCTCGAATTAATTGGTGATACCCCGATAGTGAAACTTAATAAAGTGGTTGGAGAAACCGATGCAACTGTCTGGGCAAAATTAGAAATGTTCAATCCATTATCGAGTGTGAAAGACCGAATTTGTTTAGCTATGGTTGAATCTGCGGAACAAGAAGGAAAACTAAAACCGGGAATGACCTTGGTTGAACCGACGAGTGGTAATACTGGCATCGGGTTAGCTATGGTTGCTGCGGTTAAAGGATATCGGCTGATTCTGACGATGCCAGAAACCATGAGTATTGAACGGCGAAAACTATTGAAGGCATTGGGGGCAGAACTGGTGCTTACTCCCGGAACCGAAGGAATGCCCGGCGCAGTTAAAAAAGCGGAAGAACTCGTTACTGCACATTCGGAATATGTTATGCTGCAACAATTTAAGAATCCAGCGAATCCTGAGGTTCATCGCCGAACTACCGCAAGAGAAATTCTAGAACAGGTTGGCAATGAAATTGACGCATTTATTGGTGGGGTTGGCACCGGCGGAACGATTACCGGCGTAGCGGAAGTTTTCAAAGAGCAATTAAAATTAACAACAAAATTTTATGCGGTAGAACCAAGTAAATCGCCGGTTATTTCCGGTGGAAAACGCGGTCCTCATAAAATTCAAGGGATTGGCGCAGGGTTCATTCCTGAAGTCTTACGAGTAGAACTCATTGACGAGATTATCCAAGTGCAGGAAGAAGATGCTGTAGCTACCGCCCGAGAGTTAGCGAAAAGAGAAGGTATTCTCGTTGGGATATCATCAGGTGCTGCATGTTGGGCTGCGTTGCAAGTGGCAAAAAAACTTGGGAAAGGGAAAACCGTTGTGGTTATCTTTCCTGATACTGGGGAACGGTATTTAAGTACCGACCTGTTCGACGCATAA